TTGGCTGCATTCATATAAGTATTTATTACAGCTGTAATGAAGCGGACTCCATTTCTTCTGCCTTTGAGTACTGAAACATAAATCTAGTATCATCAAAGTCAAACCTTGATGAAGCCAgggatttttaaacttttttggcCCACgacacataaaagacattttgtTTACCTGTGAGCCACACGTACAAACCATGCAATCTGATATATCTGTTATCTATCTCAGCACATTTATTTGCTCTTCATGACTAAAACAATAGCAGTGAAGAACATGTTATTGTTTCATGGAATTTGAACTAAACCATTCTGATAAAAACAGCTTAATTGTAGATACGAGGAAAAAGTTCTTCATTGTAACATGTAAAATGGAAAATAATTTCTGCCAAAAACTGGTCACCACAGTCTTAAAGAAAAACGGATAAAAATGCCATTGAAAGAGATCCCATATTAATTTAAGGGTTTGTAGTGGTTACAATTATTGCTGTAACAATGATATTTTGGCTGAATCTATGATATCATGGCATGCATTTTATTACAACAAACTGTGACCCAAATTTATGGGTCATTTGTTTAGAGTACGTAGCCAGATTTGTCCCATACGTGCCTTAGATTGTTATATTTCCCATCATTTTTAGTTTTAACCAtccttttcttctttttctctatTACGGCTTTCCCTCATTTTTGCTCAGGTTTCTAGAGGTGAAAATGCAGGAGATGGAGGATAGGCACAGAGAGGAGTTGGAGGCCCTGCGGGAGGAGAAAAGCAGTCTGCAAGCGCTGGTTAGCAGGCAGAGCTCAGTGATCCGGGAGCTGGAGTCTCAGCTGAGTCGAGCGACCGGTAACAGCACTGCCCTCCAGAGACAACAGCAGGACCTGATGGATACCGTACGCAACCTCCTCAGCCTCTGCGCCAAGGATGGAGGTACAGCATGTAAGTACagatcagattttttttgttcAGATTTGTTAATGGAAAGTATTTCCTAGCTGTGGACCTGCATGTAGCCcaacagctgaagtcaaaagtttacatacactttgcagaatctgctaaatgttcattattttaccaaaataagagggatcatacaaaaactgcatgttattttttatttagtactgacctaaataagatatttcacataaaagatgtttacatatagtccacaaaatattagttgaatttataaaaatgaccccgttcaaaagtttacatacacttgattcttaatactgtatgatccactgctgtgtttttatccttcagaaaaatcgtatagatcccacaaattctttgggttttcagcatttttgaagcctttccaacaatgactgtatgcttttg
The sequence above is a segment of the Garra rufa unplaced genomic scaffold, GarRuf1.0 hap1_unplaced_406, whole genome shotgun sequence genome. Coding sequences within it:
- the LOC141317156 gene encoding angiopoietin-1-like, which translates into the protein FLEVKMQEMEDRHREELEALREEKSSLQALVSRQSSVIRELESQLSRATGNSTALQRQQQDLMDTVRNLLSLCAKDGGTALVPNSTKQADEERKFHDCADLYQAGFQKNGVYTINVSPQETKKVYCNMESAGGGWTVIQRREDGTVDFQRTWKDYKM